The sequence TCGTTGCAGATTGATCAGTATTGGATGGTTTGTCTGCATTGATAGTAGTGATTGGTTCAACTTTAGCAGTATTAGTTTGGTCTGCATGAAAGCTTTTAGTATTGGTGTTGTTTGCAGCCAAATTGTCATTTTCAGAACTAGGAACAGGCGAAAAAGCCGGACGGGAGGCAAGTTTGCGCTCATATTGTTCCGCTTGGGTGCGCAATTGAGATTTAAGCGATTTAGCTTCTTCTTGAGTGGTATGGTTCTTTTTACGAATAGCAGCAAGATCTTTTTTTAATTGCTGCAGTTCGGTATTTCGTTCATCAGATTTTTTAGTAATCTCACGTTCGCGAATTTGGCTTGCTTTTATTTCTTCAACGGTTTTTGCGTGATCGGCCTTGGCTTGGGTTAGTTGTTTCTGTAAAGCTCGACTACGCTGCCAAGTAAAAAGGGCAAGAGCAAAAAAAATAACGGCAATGACTATTGCAGTGCTAGTATTTGTCGAAAATGATTGTGTTAGTATTGTAGCGCTAACAGCGGCAAATAATTCGCTAAGCATGGTTGACCTCTAAAATTACCCGCAGCATTTGCGGGGTTAAAAAGACACAACTTTTAAAAAACAAATCAGCTCCTTAACACTTGTGAAGAAATAATTAAAGCCATGTAGGTTTAGTCTTGTAAAAAAGTACTTTTATTAGCCATTTTTGGGGAAAACCCACTGATATTTTAGGGTGATATCCCTCTAACGCGTCTTTAAAAAAAACAAACATAATAACTTACGTAATAGCAGTAAAAATCAATAACCACCAAATAACAGGAGCCTTACCGTGCTGCTAGTAACCACAAAACATAAATAAAAAGTTAAAAAATATCGGGATACCACAAGAAAATGAAAAGTGAGGCAAAAAACTTATCTCTCCTAATCATGCTTTTAAAAAAGGCAGTACGGTAGGCTTCGGTGCGAGTGCGAATTTTATTGAGACTTTAGTAACAGAAAATGACGTGGTTGAGGGTTTATTTTGCAACTTATTAGTAACTTATTATTAAGGAGCCGATTATGTTACGAAAATTGAGAGTAACTTATTTAATTATAGTCTCTATAATTATTGCCACTACAAGCATAAGTGCACCTAAAGCACAGACTAATGTTGGAGTTGACTATAGTTTGCCGCGTAGTACTCCTGCGGCAGAAGGGGTTAATGCCCAAAAACTGGCTCGGCTTTTTAATAATTTAGCTACTACCGGTAAACCAGTGAATACTATTTTGATTGTTAAAAATGGTAAAATAATTGCCGAAGCATATAAATACCCTTATGGGCCGCAGTATAAGCGCCAGCTTTTTTCAGTTACTAAAAGTATTATTTCTATTCTGATAGGTATTGCTATTAATGACGGACTATTTAAAGGTGTTGACGAGCATATGGTTGATATTTTTAATGATCGAAAAATAAAGTACCTCGATGAGCGCAAACGCAAAACAACATTGCATGATTATCTTAGTATGCAAGCAGGTATTGATTGGCAAAATGATAAAGTTAATTTAAATATGTATGATGCTTTTGAACAAATGATTAATAGCAGTGATCCCACGCAGTATGTTTTGGATCTCCCCGCGCATATTGATCCTGGTACTGGCTTCTTCTATCATAATGGCGTTTCTCATTTATTAAGCGCTGCTATTCAAAAGCGCGCACGTAAATCTACATTTGATTATGCTCAAGAGAAGTTATTTACGCCTTTAGGTATTAGTGATGTTTATTGGGCGGCTGATAAACTTGGTACAACGCATGGCGCTTTTGGTCTTTATTTACTTCCTGAAGATATGGCGAAAATTGGACAGTTAATGCTTAATAATGGTGCTTTTAATAATCAGCAAATAGTACCGGCAGCCTGGGTAAAGCAGTCCACAAGAAAACAAACAAAAAATAGCTTTTTAAATGACAACGATGGTTATGGGTATCAATGGTGGGTAAATAAGGATACTTTTTTTGGCCGTGGTTCTGGGGGTCAGTATATAATTGTGGTACCAAAATTAAAACTAGTGGCGGTATTTTGCAGCAATTTAACCGGTGAAGATGAAGACTGGGAATTGCCCGAGATATTGTTTAATCTTTACGTAACCCCAGCAGTTACGGGTAAAGGCTCTTTAGCGGCAGACAAATATTTAGCAAATGCTATTGCGGCATATGAACAAAAGCCCAAAGCAAAAAAAGTAACTTATTCTTTACCAGCACAAAGTATCGATGGCGCTGAATATTTAATAGAAGATAACAGTACCATTAGTTTTGCAATCTCTAGTCCTGGTGAAATTTCAGCAACTTGGGAGGTTGGCAATAAAGAATATAATGTTATCGTAGGGCTTGATGGAGTTGAGCGTATCAATCAACTTGCAAGCTTTAGTCAACCAGAATTAGCCAGTGCTATGTCAGCTATTGGACATTTTGACGAGCATACACTTATTGCACGGTTAACTTGGTTGAATGGAGCAGACGATTTAATAATGACTATGGATTTTAGTAAAGATCAACCAGTATGGGAAATTTTAGCGGCCTTAAATAATAAAAGGGTTATGGGTAGGCTGACAGGAGTTAAGAAGAATTGAATTAATGACAATTGAAAATAACCACAAAATAAAAATAGAGGGTTTTCCCTCTTTCGTTTTTGGTTTAAATATATTTCTAATTGTTATAAAGTAATAACCATGAACTCGACTACGCTAGAAAAGAATGATGGCCTTTCAGAGTTTGAGCATCGCTTGCTACTAGTAGATGATGATGCATTTAATCGAGATGGTATGCGACCATTTTTTATACGCGCTGGTTTTAAAGTATTTGAGGCCGGTGATGAAGATAATGCTTGGCAAATTATTCAACAGAAAAATGTCGATGTTGCAATTTTAGATTTAGCAATTCCAGCTGAACCTGGGGCAGCAACTGATCATGATCGTGGTAGTCTTCTGGCTTGGCGTATAAAACAAAGTTATCCAGATATTGGTATTGTTTTATTTTCGGCTTATGAAGATGTTGCTGCTACATTTTTAGATAAAGTAAAAGAGGGTATACGTGGTATTGCTTACCAACTTAAGGGGTGTTCACCTGCAGATTTGCTTAAAACTGTTAATGAGGTGATGGCCGGAAAAGTATTAATAGATAATGTAATAACAGTTAAACAACAGGCCAGCTATAATAATTTTGTAGATAAACTTACGGATGAAGAAAAACCATATGTTGAATATGCGGTTAGCAGTATTGCAGCTCTACCACCTCGCTTGCTTCAGGTCACCCGTTTTTTAGCAAATTCTTTCAATGTTGACGGTATTAGCAAAGCTTTGAATGTTTCGCATAAAACGGCAGAAAATTATATTGGGCAAGTATATGATAGACTAGGGCTTACTGAAATGGGGCATGTGGCACCCAATCTGCGTAAATCCGTAATCATTGTTAAATCATGTATGTTATATGATTTGTCATATAACTAAAACAGGTAGCCAACCGGTAACCGTCATACCCTTTCCGGGGCTGCTATTAATATTAAAGTCACCTTGCAGCGATGTGATACGAGCGTTCATTGAAATTAATCCAAAGCTACCACGTTCTTCAGCCTGCAAACGGTCTTGCAGTGAGATGCCTATACCATTGTCTTTAACGGTAAATAAAACACGATTATTTTGTTTATAAATATCAACTTGAACATGAGTTGCTTTGGCGTGAGCAACGATATTATCTAGAGATTGTTGTACTACGCGATAAAGAGCATGACGAGCATCAACAGATAGTATGCTGTCAACTGACGATGAAATATTAACTTGTGTAGTAATAGCAGTATGTGAAGCGAATTTTTCAATCAGTAAGTTTAAAGGGCGACATAATCCTTTGTCGAGATGACGAGGTGCGAGATTATTACACACATCTCGTACCATTTGAGCGGCGACGCCCACGTCATCAATACATTTTTCTAAAACTTGTTGCGTTGTTTTCGGGTCATCAAAAGCAGTTTGTCGACTAAGTTCGAGTTGAAATGGTAGTCGGCCTAAAAATTGTTGAATCGTATCATGCAACTCTTGCGATATACGTAAACGCTCTTTTTCTTGAATAATAGCGATTTGGATAGGAAACTGTCGTAATTGATCAATGTGCGCAGCGGTTAAAAGTAAAGCGGCTTGTTGTGCTACTAAATCTACAATTTCAAGATCACGCTCATCAAAAACCTCATCGGTCCAACGTTTGCCAAAACCCAAGACTCCAATAGGTTGTCCAGATGTAATTAAAGGAACAATAATTTCTAAGGTATTGGCAGGTTTCACATAATTAATGTACTTTATTGTTGGTTCGTTAATATAATCACGATATGAAATTGCGCCAATGTTTTTACGCAGAGCTGACGGTTCAAGAGTTTTTGGTAAGGATAAATTAGTACAATTACCCGAAGAGGCTGCTAACATAAGAGAGTCTTGTGTATCATTCCAAAGCCATATTGCCGCGCATTCTAATTCTAATTCTGTGACTATTGCTTTAACTATGGTTTCAGGTAAATTGGCTAAACCGCCAGGTCGTGCAACGTTATGACCAAAACGTCGAACCGCTGCATAGCTTATATCATCCCAGTGCCAAAGACGCGCAAAAATGCCATGCAGACCACTTTTTAATCCCCATATAATAATGACAGCAATAGCAGTGGCCATAAGCGCAAGAAAGAAAAACAAGCTGAGATTATTAGCTGCTATTGGTTTAATGATACGAAAAATCCATGAACCAATACCCGCTAGTAAAGCACTGAAGGCAATCATTAAAACTAAGAAAATAGTTTTAGGTAATCGTTGAAAGTTATGGTAGCGCACAACAACAATTGCAAAAGAAATTGCTAAAGGTAATAAGCCTAAACGTAAATCAAATCCATGCCAGCAGTATCCTTGACCAATAAAAGGATGCCCAAAATCAACGCTAAAATACGGTATCGCTGGTATTAGGCCAGCAAGAAGTAACCAACTTTGTCGTCTTATTCGGCGCGAAAAATTACGATGAAAAATTAACCAGAACTGACGAGAAATGAAAAAGAAATAAGCTAGAAATGTAATGGTTAACACTAAACTCATAGCTATAAGCAATAATTGTCTTTGCAAATCCCAAAACTGCACATTCCATTGATTTTGCCAAATAATGATAAAAGATATAATGAAAAGAAAGCAAGTGACAATGGCTACAAAGTTAAGTAATGGCATAAATAATCTTGGAGAATTTATAGTTTGAAATGGCAAAACTAGGGCTAGGCGTAAAAGCCAAAGTGCAGCAAATGCTGCAATTATACCTACTATAACATTACGTATAAATAAAGGCAATAATCCGCTAAAATCTGCGGTATAGACCGTTAACCAGATATTGCCAGCAAATAAACTCAGCGCAATGCCAGCGACATAATTTATTTTAGCTTTGGGGCGGGCACGATAGACCGCAAATGCCAGTAACCAGAAACAAAAGCCTACAATAAGGTCTGGTAGTTTTGCTTCAATAAGATTGGTCCAGGTGAATTTTTTTATTGGTATATCGAGATCGAGCTGTTGGTGATCTCGTAAAATTGTAAGCTGTATAGAAGAAATATCTTCGCGTGCAATAGATGTATAAGCATTGCTAGACCATCTGCCATACTCAATATACTCAAGTGCTACTAATACATCATTATATCTCAATTTATATTTATCAATGATTGGCCACCATGCAGGTGTAGCAGGATTAATATACCAAGCAGAACGAGCGAATGCTTCGCGACTTATCCAAGCATTGCCAGTTTGCGCGGAAATTATCGTAGGATATATAACACTGCGTTTTTGCGACCAGCTCGGCAAAAAACCACCGTAATCATGACCAAGCTCAAGGTAGAGATTAATTACAGTAAGGAGCAACAATATTGGTGCTAAGATTATGACGGTTTTTGGCCAAAAACCTCGTTGTGAATTTAATTTCACTGATGGTAACCTTTACTTAACTTAGAATTTAAATCAACTTTTAACGTCAGCAATAAGTTCATTTGTGATACGAAGGGCCATTTTGACTCCTCGATTTAATTACTTGAAGTTTGAACTTGTCCATTTAGATAGAGGACGTAAGTTACCTGTTGGTAAACTATAAAAATAGATCAATCAAGCTAAGGAGTAATTTATAAATAAGAATTAATTAAAAAAACGGCAAATATATATAGAAAATAAAGAAATTAAATATGCGTGCATAATGTTAAAAAGCAGATGAAACTAAGTATTGTTATGAGGTTAAGTATCGGTGGTGCTAATTTACAAATATAATGCACCGCGCAATGAGTAATTATGCATTGAAAATCGCGAATTCAGCACGGTAATTCATGGTAGGCAAAAAATAAAATAAACGCCAAACAAGATTGATTTCGGTTTTACATTTAAATTGTGGTTATGCTGTTATATTTTTATGATTAACATAGTGCTGGCTATCGCTTGCAAGTTGTTTAGTAATACAATAACAATAACTATTATTTATACTTATTTGGATTTTTAAAATGTTAATAAAGATTAAATTGTTGCTTATTATTTTAGGAATATTAAGCATGGGCTGTGATGCCGCTGGGTTGTTAAAAGCAGCGCAACAAGGCAATGGGGCTCGTGTCAGCGTTTGTTTAGCAAAAGGGGTCTTACCAACACAAACTGATGAACAAGGCAAAACAGCTTTACACTTAAGTGCAGAGAATGGATTTTTAAAGATAGTCACCATGCTGGTTGAAAAAGGCGCTGATATTAATGCTCGTGATTTTAAAGGTAGGACTCCACTATTTTTAGCGGTACAAGCATATGAAGATAAAATTGTTAAATACCTACTTAGTAAAAGAGCTGATATAAATATCGAGGATAAATTCGGTTGGACGCCGCTACACGTATCGTTAGAGCATCCCGGAGCGCATACCGCACATCTGCTAATAAGTCATGGGGCTAATGCTAAGGCCCGGACTAAATCTAGCGAGACTATGCTTCATTTAGCGGCCAAATTTGGTAATAACGAGATGATCGTCGAACTCATTAAGCTTGGTCTTGATGTGCAAAGCACAGATCGTTATGGTCGTACCCCTTTGCATTTTGCAGCGGCTGGGGCCATGGAGAAATACGCCGAGTTGCTACTAGCTAAAGGTGCAGGCATTAATGTTCGCGATAAATTTGGTAGAACTGCACTGCATATGGTCCGTCATGCTTTGATGGTTAAGGTGTTGTTAGCCCATAAAGCAGATATAAATGCCCAAGATAATATGGGTTATACACCACGGGCTCTTGCACAACGCCGTGGTTTACATGAAGTAAGTAAGATTTTACGTCTAAATGGTGCACAGGAAATTTTTGTAAAACCAGCAGCAGAAAATCAAAGCGTGATGAGATGGCTTACCATTGGTGATAAAG comes from Deltaproteobacteria bacterium and encodes:
- a CDS encoding serine hydrolase, with translation MLRKLRVTYLIIVSIIIATTSISAPKAQTNVGVDYSLPRSTPAAEGVNAQKLARLFNNLATTGKPVNTILIVKNGKIIAEAYKYPYGPQYKRQLFSVTKSIISILIGIAINDGLFKGVDEHMVDIFNDRKIKYLDERKRKTTLHDYLSMQAGIDWQNDKVNLNMYDAFEQMINSSDPTQYVLDLPAHIDPGTGFFYHNGVSHLLSAAIQKRARKSTFDYAQEKLFTPLGISDVYWAADKLGTTHGAFGLYLLPEDMAKIGQLMLNNGAFNNQQIVPAAWVKQSTRKQTKNSFLNDNDGYGYQWWVNKDTFFGRGSGGQYIIVVPKLKLVAVFCSNLTGEDEDWELPEILFNLYVTPAVTGKGSLAADKYLANAIAAYEQKPKAKKVTYSLPAQSIDGAEYLIEDNSTISFAISSPGEISATWEVGNKEYNVIVGLDGVERINQLASFSQPELASAMSAIGHFDEHTLIARLTWLNGADDLIMTMDFSKDQPVWEILAALNNKRVMGRLTGVKKN
- a CDS encoding response regulator transcription factor; translated protein: MNSTTLEKNDGLSEFEHRLLLVDDDAFNRDGMRPFFIRAGFKVFEAGDEDNAWQIIQQKNVDVAILDLAIPAEPGAATDHDRGSLLAWRIKQSYPDIGIVLFSAYEDVAATFLDKVKEGIRGIAYQLKGCSPADLLKTVNEVMAGKVLIDNVITVKQQASYNNFVDKLTDEEKPYVEYAVSSIAALPPRLLQVTRFLANSFNVDGISKALNVSHKTAENYIGQVYDRLGLTEMGHVAPNLRKSVIIVKSCMLYDLSYN
- a CDS encoding GAF domain-containing protein — protein: MKLNSQRGFWPKTVIILAPILLLLTVINLYLELGHDYGGFLPSWSQKRSVIYPTIISAQTGNAWISREAFARSAWYINPATPAWWPIIDKYKLRYNDVLVALEYIEYGRWSSNAYTSIAREDISSIQLTILRDHQQLDLDIPIKKFTWTNLIEAKLPDLIVGFCFWLLAFAVYRARPKAKINYVAGIALSLFAGNIWLTVYTADFSGLLPLFIRNVIVGIIAAFAALWLLRLALVLPFQTINSPRLFMPLLNFVAIVTCFLFIISFIIIWQNQWNVQFWDLQRQLLLIAMSLVLTITFLAYFFFISRQFWLIFHRNFSRRIRRQSWLLLAGLIPAIPYFSVDFGHPFIGQGYCWHGFDLRLGLLPLAISFAIVVVRYHNFQRLPKTIFLVLMIAFSALLAGIGSWIFRIIKPIAANNLSLFFFLALMATAIAVIIIWGLKSGLHGIFARLWHWDDISYAAVRRFGHNVARPGGLANLPETIVKAIVTELELECAAIWLWNDTQDSLMLAASSGNCTNLSLPKTLEPSALRKNIGAISYRDYINEPTIKYINYVKPANTLEIIVPLITSGQPIGVLGFGKRWTDEVFDERDLEIVDLVAQQAALLLTAAHIDQLRQFPIQIAIIQEKERLRISQELHDTIQQFLGRLPFQLELSRQTAFDDPKTTQQVLEKCIDDVGVAAQMVRDVCNNLAPRHLDKGLCRPLNLLIEKFASHTAITTQVNISSSVDSILSVDARHALYRVVQQSLDNIVAHAKATHVQVDIYKQNNRVLFTVKDNGIGISLQDRLQAEERGSFGLISMNARITSLQGDFNINSSPGKGMTVTGWLPVLVI
- a CDS encoding ankyrin repeat domain-containing protein; amino-acid sequence: MLIKIKLLLIILGILSMGCDAAGLLKAAQQGNGARVSVCLAKGVLPTQTDEQGKTALHLSAENGFLKIVTMLVEKGADINARDFKGRTPLFLAVQAYEDKIVKYLLSKRADINIEDKFGWTPLHVSLEHPGAHTAHLLISHGANAKARTKSSETMLHLAAKFGNNEMIVELIKLGLDVQSTDRYGRTPLHFAAAGAMEKYAELLLAKGAGINVRDKFGRTALHMVRHALMVKVLLAHKADINAQDNMGYTPRALAQRRGLHEVSKILRLNGAQEIFVKPAAENQSVMRWLTIGDKDQQVLIIKVADQQHLPVLEIDGQTELEASDQNEALFYLVSSFDLKIAKIDIISGNSKIVLPTPSPIYRMPKSPRHTWLLLSKQVSGIMRFYHDNDKQLFQVDLATLRQPLAELPIFWPKQGIERPDWSALPKSIWSKH